One Halorientalis litorea DNA segment encodes these proteins:
- a CDS encoding helix-hairpin-helix domain-containing protein, translating into MGLFSLVKTVMGLGTGSESRTGRTNHDDVDVTVEHEPDTESEDAVKGTGDDLSVEPDAEAFEEAEAAAVEGVTEDEEAAEDVAADEDTTGDEESDDAAVTVAPDLDSDDDVDTVSGIGPSYAERLGEAGIETVGDLAAADPADVATRSDLSEKRVTGWVATARGDE; encoded by the coding sequence ATGGGATTGTTCAGTCTAGTGAAGACGGTCATGGGGCTCGGTACGGGGTCGGAGTCGCGTACTGGCAGAACCAACCACGACGACGTAGACGTGACAGTCGAGCACGAACCGGACACGGAGAGCGAAGATGCCGTCAAAGGCACCGGTGACGACCTCTCGGTCGAACCGGACGCCGAAGCCTTCGAGGAGGCCGAAGCTGCGGCCGTCGAGGGCGTGACCGAGGACGAGGAAGCGGCCGAAGACGTTGCGGCCGACGAGGACACGACAGGTGACGAGGAGAGCGACGACGCGGCCGTCACCGTCGCCCCCGACCTCGATTCGGACGACGACGTCGACACCGTCTCCGGCATCGGACCGTCCTACGCCGAACGACTCGGCGAGGCGGGCATCGAGACGGTCGGTGACCTCGCGGCGGCCGACCCGGCGGACGTGGCCACCCGCTCGGACCTCTCGGAGAAGCGCGTCACCGGGTGGGTCGCGACGGCCCGCGGCGACGAGTAG
- a CDS encoding sodium:calcium antiporter: protein MLLTLPWVVVAATGLALGLGTVVAVSGLSILGASFLLAWGAETAEKDVPRAFAIAVLAVLAVAPEYAVDALYAWNAGAGGATTAACGQLTAAQIEAQATPLAEACHKANLAIANMTGANRILIGIGWAGIAVFTVWRATRTKDPAVQKRPGRFTDAVQLDTDIATEIAFLTLATLWAFLVPLGGGIGLFDTLFLVGLYVAYIGLVLKSDVEPSEHTVGVPRYLQEWSVPWRPLAVLVLFGYSGAMIFSAVEPFAHGLEEIGIQNGIPEFFMIQWVAPLASESPELIVVAVLVNKARSTAGFNALISSKLNQWTLLIGTIAVVYSIALGQYGTLPFDLRQSAEIWITAAQSFFALAVICNFEISIREALLLFALFISQVLLEFAIIRDWVALPVSSHDLLLAYTALYLLVGTALFVARRRAVARLFGIAGDTVRTAMGRDPVHVERAD from the coding sequence ATGCTACTGACACTGCCGTGGGTCGTCGTCGCCGCGACCGGCCTCGCTCTCGGTCTCGGCACGGTCGTAGCCGTCAGCGGACTCTCCATTCTCGGGGCGTCGTTCCTCCTCGCGTGGGGTGCCGAGACGGCCGAGAAGGACGTGCCCCGAGCCTTCGCCATCGCCGTCCTCGCGGTGCTGGCCGTCGCACCCGAGTACGCGGTTGACGCCCTGTACGCGTGGAACGCCGGGGCTGGCGGCGCGACGACGGCGGCCTGCGGGCAGTTGACCGCCGCCCAGATAGAAGCACAGGCGACGCCGCTGGCGGAGGCGTGCCACAAAGCCAACCTCGCCATCGCCAACATGACTGGCGCGAACCGCATCCTCATCGGCATCGGCTGGGCCGGCATCGCCGTCTTTACGGTCTGGCGCGCCACCCGGACGAAGGACCCCGCCGTGCAGAAGCGGCCGGGGCGGTTCACCGACGCCGTACAACTCGACACCGACATCGCAACCGAAATCGCCTTTCTCACGCTCGCCACACTGTGGGCGTTTCTCGTCCCGCTGGGCGGCGGCATCGGCCTGTTCGATACCTTGTTCCTCGTCGGCCTGTACGTCGCCTACATCGGTCTGGTCCTGAAATCCGACGTGGAACCCTCCGAACACACCGTCGGCGTCCCCAGGTATCTGCAAGAGTGGTCCGTGCCGTGGCGACCGCTCGCCGTCCTCGTCCTCTTTGGCTACTCCGGCGCGATGATATTCAGTGCCGTCGAACCGTTCGCGCACGGACTGGAGGAAATCGGTATCCAGAACGGCATCCCCGAGTTCTTCATGATTCAGTGGGTCGCGCCGCTCGCCAGCGAGTCGCCGGAACTCATCGTCGTCGCCGTCCTCGTCAACAAGGCCCGCTCGACGGCGGGGTTCAACGCCCTCATCTCCTCGAAGCTGAACCAGTGGACGCTCCTCATCGGGACCATCGCCGTGGTGTACTCCATCGCCCTCGGACAGTACGGCACCCTCCCGTTCGACCTCCGACAGAGCGCGGAAATCTGGATTACTGCGGCCCAGTCCTTCTTCGCGCTGGCGGTCATCTGTAACTTCGAGATTTCCATCCGCGAGGCACTCTTGCTGTTCGCCCTGTTCATCTCGCAGGTCCTCTTGGAGTTCGCCATCATCCGCGACTGGGTGGCACTGCCGGTGTCGAGCCACGACCTGTTGCTCGCCTACACCGCCCTCTACCTCCTCGTGGGGACGGCCCTGTTCGTGGCCCGGCGGCGGGCCGTCGCCCGACTGTTCGGCATCGCCGGAGATACGGTCAGAACTGCGATGGGGCGGGACCCCGTCCACGTCGAGAGGGCCGACTGA
- a CDS encoding shikimate dehydrogenase, with protein MDVYGLVGNPVGHSLSPPMHEAAYEVVGLDARYVTFEPPADAGGAAVTAAETLGVAGLNVTIPFKQDVLDAVDPADMAARIGAVNTIDFSTDPPTGYNTDAVGATRALTHHGVGLAGRAVVVGAGGAGRAVAFGLADEGMDVAIANRTVERATELAAEVPGATAHGLDGLDELVAEADVLVNATSVGMEEDRSPVPADALHADLAVLDAVYDPINTRLLRDAEAAGATTVDGAWMLLYQGVEAFERWTDEAAPVDKMNSVLRERI; from the coding sequence ATGGACGTGTACGGACTCGTCGGGAACCCGGTCGGCCACTCCCTCTCGCCACCGATGCACGAAGCGGCGTACGAGGTAGTCGGACTGGACGCGCGATACGTCACCTTCGAACCGCCCGCCGACGCCGGCGGAGCCGCGGTCACGGCCGCCGAGACGCTCGGTGTCGCGGGGTTGAACGTCACCATCCCGTTCAAACAGGACGTACTCGATGCGGTCGACCCGGCCGACATGGCGGCCCGCATCGGTGCGGTGAACACCATCGATTTCAGCACGGACCCACCGACCGGCTACAACACCGACGCGGTCGGTGCCACACGCGCGCTTACTCATCACGGTGTCGGCCTCGCCGGACGGGCAGTCGTCGTCGGTGCTGGCGGTGCAGGCCGGGCCGTCGCGTTCGGTCTCGCCGACGAAGGCATGGACGTGGCAATCGCCAACCGGACGGTCGAACGCGCGACGGAGTTGGCCGCGGAGGTCCCGGGCGCGACCGCTCACGGTCTCGACGGCCTCGACGAACTGGTCGCAGAGGCGGACGTGCTCGTCAACGCGACGAGCGTCGGGATGGAGGAAGACCGGTCACCGGTCCCGGCCGACGCACTCCACGCGGACCTCGCGGTGCTCGATGCGGTGTATGACCCGATTAACACACGCCTACTCCGGGACGCCGAGGCCGCCGGGGCGACGACGGTCGACGGCGCGTGGATGCTCCTGTATCAGGGGGTCGAAGCCTTCGAGCGATGGACCGACGAGGCCGCTCCGGTTGATAAAATGAACAGTGTTCTGCGGGAGCGAATTTAA
- the pabB gene encoding aminodeoxychorismate synthase, component I, with translation MQAVVTDRDDYRDTAAAVSPGTRVPVELRVTVSDPFTAYRRARRGDGGDAYLATTGGQSGWGYFGVDPIDRISVGPDDGSALAALTDRLAADSLERGDCAVPYPCGAIGWLSYDVARELEALPADANRDRALPRLQMAAYDCLAAWEEPRESPTTLRITACPRVDPAGDAGSPPGDAYDEGVARARWLAERATEGDPTVGDPPVDAPAARFESDCGKTAFADRVRRVKEYVRDGDTFQANVSQRLTAPAAVHPVAAFDALRAVNPAPYSALVEFPGVDLVSASPELLLARDGDRIVTEPIAGTRPRGETPEADERLETDLRVDEKERAEHAMLVDLERNDLGKVSEFGSVEVTDYRRVDRYSEVMHLVSEVEGRLREGADLGDAIAAVFPGGTITGAPKPRTMEIIDEVEATRRGPYTGSIGIFGFDGRATLSIVIRTLVRYREQYHLRVGAGVVHDSDPEREYAETLDKARALVTAVDEALGQRGDLTVASDGGRAVSRSEEGEDT, from the coding sequence ATGCAGGCGGTCGTAACTGACAGGGACGACTACCGGGACACGGCAGCGGCAGTCAGTCCCGGGACGCGCGTCCCCGTCGAACTTCGGGTCACCGTCTCGGACCCGTTCACGGCCTATCGCCGTGCCCGACGCGGTGACGGTGGCGACGCCTACCTCGCGACGACCGGCGGGCAGTCCGGGTGGGGCTACTTCGGCGTCGACCCGATAGACCGCATCAGCGTCGGCCCCGACGACGGGTCCGCGCTCGCCGCGCTGACCGACCGGCTCGCCGCAGACTCGCTCGAACGCGGCGACTGTGCCGTCCCCTACCCCTGCGGTGCAATCGGCTGGCTCTCCTACGACGTGGCACGGGAACTGGAGGCACTCCCGGCTGACGCCAACAGGGACCGCGCCCTGCCGCGCCTCCAGATGGCGGCTTACGATTGCCTCGCCGCGTGGGAAGAACCACGCGAGTCGCCGACGACGCTCCGAATCACGGCGTGTCCCCGCGTCGACCCTGCGGGCGATGCGGGGTCGCCGCCCGGCGACGCCTACGACGAGGGGGTCGCCCGCGCCCGCTGGCTCGCGGAACGCGCCACCGAGGGGGACCCGACGGTCGGGGACCCACCGGTCGACGCCCCCGCCGCGCGGTTCGAGAGCGACTGCGGGAAGACTGCGTTCGCGGACCGCGTGCGTCGCGTCAAGGAGTACGTCCGTGACGGCGATACGTTTCAGGCGAACGTCTCCCAGCGGCTGACGGCCCCGGCGGCGGTCCACCCCGTCGCGGCGTTCGACGCCCTCCGAGCGGTGAACCCCGCACCCTACTCCGCGCTGGTGGAGTTCCCCGGCGTGGACCTCGTGAGTGCCAGTCCCGAACTGCTCTTGGCGCGGGACGGGGACCGCATCGTCACCGAACCCATCGCCGGGACGCGACCCCGCGGGGAGACTCCCGAAGCCGACGAGCGGTTGGAGACGGACCTCCGGGTGGACGAGAAAGAGCGGGCCGAACACGCGATGCTGGTCGACTTGGAGCGCAACGACCTCGGGAAAGTCAGCGAGTTCGGGAGCGTCGAGGTGACGGACTACCGTCGGGTCGACCGCTACAGCGAGGTGATGCACCTCGTCTCGGAAGTGGAAGGGCGACTGCGCGAGGGTGCGGACTTGGGCGACGCCATCGCGGCCGTCTTTCCGGGCGGGACCATCACCGGGGCACCGAAACCCCGGACGATGGAGATAATCGACGAGGTGGAGGCGACCCGCCGCGGCCCCTACACCGGAAGCATCGGCATCTTCGGGTTCGACGGGCGGGCGACGCTGTCCATCGTCATCCGGACGCTAGTTCGGTACCGCGAGCAGTACCACCTCCGGGTCGGTGCGGGCGTCGTCCACGATTCGGACCCCGAGCGGGAGTACGCGGAGACGCTCGACAAGGCCCGCGCGCTGGTGACTGCGGTGGACGAGGCGTTGGGCCAACGCGGCGACCTCACGGTCGCGTCGGACGGCGGACGGGCAGTATCGCGCTCCGAGGAGGGTGAGGACACGTGA